GTGTAACCAAGGAGGATTAGTATGGCCGCCTTCGCTTATAAAGCGGTAAATAACCGTGGCCGTAACGCAAATGGTGTACTGGAAGGCGATAATGCTCGCCAAGTGCGCCAGCAATTGCGTGAAAAAGGGCTCATTCCTTTAGAAGTAGAACAAGTTACCGAGCGCGGAAAAAGTGACGGTAAAAGTGGTGGTTTCTCGTTTTTTAAACCGAGAATTTCAGCCTCAGATCTGGCCCTGTTAACCCGTCAAATGGCCACCTTGGTAGAATCTGCCTTACCGGTAGAAGAAGCCTTACTGGCGGTTGCCGAGCAGTGTGAAAAGCCCCGTCAAAAGAACATGATGATGGCTGTTCGAAGCAAAGTGGTTGAAGGTCATGGTTTAGCCGATGCCTTGTCTGAATTTCCTAGTGTATTTGACGACTTATACCGCGCCATGGTGGCGGCAGGTGAAAAATCCGGTCACTTAGATACGGTACTTAATCGCCTTGCCGACTACACCGAACGACGCCAGCAAACTCGCAGTCAAATTACCCAAGCACTTATTTACCCATCGCTCATGCTGTTTTTCGCTTTCGGCATTGTGATGTTATTGCTGACGGTGGTTGTGCCTAAAATAGTGGGTCAATTCGACCATATGGGGCAAGACCTTCCAGGTATTACCCAAGTACTTATTTCGGTGAGTACTTGGCTACAAAATTACGGCCTTATCTTGCTGGTAGTAGTGGCTATTCTGGCGGTAATTATTCAGCGTGTGCTTCAGCAGAAAAAGATGAAGCTAAGGTTTCACAAAGTTATTTTGAAACTTCCGCTTATTGGCAAAGTGTCCCGCGGGCTTAATACCGCTCGCTTTGCACGTACCTTAAGTATATTAAGTGCCAGCGCCGTGCCTTTACTTGAATCTATGCGCATTTCTGGCGATGTACTTGAAAACCAGCATATAAAGAATCAGGTAGCCGATGCTGCCATTAATGTAAAAGAAGGGAGCAGCTTGCGCGCTGCGCTCGACAATACAAAAATTTTCCCGCCAATGATGATGCACATGATTGCATCGGGTGAAAAGTCTGGCGAATTACAGCAAATGCTTGGTCGCGCCGCCGATAACCAAGATAGGGAATTTGAAGCCCTTGTTGGTGTCTCACTAAAAGTATTTGAACCTCTACTTATCGTGTCGATGGCTGGCATAGTGCTGTTTATCGTAATGGCAATTTTGCAGCCTATTTTGGCCTTAAACAATATGGTGAATATCTGATGAAAACCTTAAAACGTAGTTCTGGATTTAGTTTGATTGAAGTAATGGTGGTGCTACTTATCATCGGCATTATGGCATCGATGGTAGCGCCGCAAATTTTGGGTAACCAAGAAGTGGCACAACTTAAA
The nucleotide sequence above comes from Alteromonas naphthalenivorans. Encoded proteins:
- the gspF gene encoding type II secretion system inner membrane protein GspF; protein product: MAAFAYKAVNNRGRNANGVLEGDNARQVRQQLREKGLIPLEVEQVTERGKSDGKSGGFSFFKPRISASDLALLTRQMATLVESALPVEEALLAVAEQCEKPRQKNMMMAVRSKVVEGHGLADALSEFPSVFDDLYRAMVAAGEKSGHLDTVLNRLADYTERRQQTRSQITQALIYPSLMLFFAFGIVMLLLTVVVPKIVGQFDHMGQDLPGITQVLISVSTWLQNYGLILLVVVAILAVIIQRVLQQKKMKLRFHKVILKLPLIGKVSRGLNTARFARTLSILSASAVPLLESMRISGDVLENQHIKNQVADAAINVKEGSSLRAALDNTKIFPPMMMHMIASGEKSGELQQMLGRAADNQDREFEALVGVSLKVFEPLLIVSMAGIVLFIVMAILQPILALNNMVNI